A single genomic interval of Streptococcus suis harbors:
- a CDS encoding DUF960 domain-containing protein, with translation MAFEQTNGRYASFGVVTSLPGEVIDSFWYVIDHYLKGVIPLKNVIRFSIKNRRGKITLVFSQEGYKNVLAVDLSSRFDPFYPSTILVMDKQGKETITLPDEVTLL, from the coding sequence ATGGCCTTTGAACAAACAAATGGGCGCTATGCAAGTTTTGGAGTTGTGACCTCGCTTCCTGGGGAAGTGATTGATAGTTTCTGGTATGTTATTGATCACTACTTAAAAGGAGTTATTCCTTTGAAAAATGTAATCCGTTTTTCTATCAAAAATCGTCGTGGTAAGATTACGCTGGTCTTTTCGCAGGAAGGTTATAAAAATGTACTGGCTGTAGATTTAAGTAGTCGTTTTGATCCTTTTTATCCATCAACAATCTTGGTAATGGACAAGCAGGGAAAAGAGACCATTACTTTGCCAGATGAGGTGACCTTGCTTTAG
- a CDS encoding DUF1912 family protein, which produces MTKEQEFFKEFEAWVNTQVMVNEMAVEESRRVLEEDKDERAADAYIRYESKLDAYRFIQGKFANYHAGKGFHDLPDELFGQRHY; this is translated from the coding sequence ATGACAAAAGAACAAGAATTTTTTAAAGAATTTGAGGCTTGGGTCAACACTCAGGTCATGGTAAACGAGATGGCGGTTGAAGAAAGTCGTCGTGTCTTGGAAGAAGACAAGGATGAGCGTGCAGCGGATGCTTATATTCGTTATGAGAGCAAGCTGGATGCCTATCGATTCATTCAAGGGAAATTTGCCAACTACCATGCTGGCAAAGGTTTTCATGATTTACCAGATGAGTTGTTTGGTCAAAGGCATTATTAA
- a CDS encoding DUF402 domain-containing protein, whose amino-acid sequence MKLPKEGDFITIQSYKHDGEIHRTWRDTMVLKTTENAIIGVNNHTLVTENDGRRWVTREPAIVYFHKKYWFNIIAMIRENGVSYYCNLASPYVLDNEALKYIDYDLDVKVFADGEKRLLDVDEYKRHRKAMKYSDDIDFILKENVKILVDWINNQRGPFSPAYVNIWYKRYLELRSR is encoded by the coding sequence GTGAAATTACCAAAGGAAGGCGACTTTATTACAATTCAAAGTTATAAGCATGACGGTGAAATTCATCGCACTTGGCGTGACACCATGGTATTAAAAACAACGGAAAATGCTATTATTGGAGTCAATAATCATACCTTAGTGACTGAAAATGATGGCAGGCGTTGGGTAACAAGAGAACCAGCAATCGTTTATTTTCATAAAAAATACTGGTTCAATATCATAGCAATGATTCGTGAAAACGGAGTTTCCTATTATTGTAACCTAGCAAGTCCATATGTTCTCGACAATGAGGCACTCAAATACATTGATTATGACTTAGATGTTAAGGTCTTTGCTGATGGTGAAAAGAGATTGCTGGATGTGGATGAATATAAGCGTCATCGTAAGGCGATGAAGTATTCGGATGATATTGATTTTATTTTGAAGGAAAATGTCAAGATACTGGTTGATTGGATCAATAATCAGCGCGGCCCTTTCTCTCCAGCCTACGTTAATATCTGGTACAAACGCTATTTAGAACTGAGAAGTAGATAA
- a CDS encoding GntR family transcriptional regulator → MKVPKYQLVQNDLRQQIISGKFENGDKFYTESELTKLFNVSSITVIRAVNELVKDGYLVRQQGKGTFVSRSRKGRLVEFSDIEIFPMDKDKVTVLSCEKGNKPDILEKLNLDKNEFYYKIVRVRAAEDTPYIFHNSYIPQRYIQNPDAPLEHYQSIYQRFKLDYNIHMSEEPFVETNEIVSPCPKEVATHLKLKATEPAVLQNKTTTNSTSGEVMEYTETYKHWKYYKFEITANHR, encoded by the coding sequence ATGAAAGTACCTAAGTACCAGCTTGTACAAAATGACTTACGTCAGCAAATCATTTCTGGTAAATTTGAAAATGGCGACAAATTTTACACAGAATCTGAATTAACAAAACTATTTAACGTTAGCTCTATCACCGTTATTCGTGCAGTAAACGAACTAGTTAAAGACGGCTACCTCGTTCGTCAACAAGGTAAAGGGACCTTTGTATCCCGTTCACGCAAAGGACGGCTTGTAGAATTTTCTGATATTGAGATTTTTCCGATGGATAAGGATAAGGTTACTGTTCTCTCGTGCGAAAAAGGCAATAAACCCGATATCCTTGAAAAACTAAATCTTGACAAGAATGAGTTTTACTATAAAATTGTACGCGTCCGCGCAGCAGAAGACACTCCATACATCTTCCACAATTCATATATCCCTCAACGATATATCCAGAATCCCGATGCTCCACTCGAGCACTATCAATCAATCTATCAACGCTTCAAACTGGACTACAATATCCACATGTCCGAGGAACCATTTGTAGAAACAAATGAAATTGTCAGCCCATGTCCAAAAGAGGTTGCCACTCATTTGAAATTAAAAGCGACTGAACCAGCTGTACTACAAAACAAAACAACTACTAACAGTACTAGCGGTGAAGTGATGGAATATACTGAAACTTACAAACACTGGAAGTATTACAAATTTGAAATTACAGCCAATCATCGCTAA
- a CDS encoding PTS system mannose/fructose/sorbose family transporter subunit IID translates to MTKSNYKLTKEDFNQINKRSLFTFQLGWNYERMQASGYLYMILPQLRKMYGDGTPELKEMMKLHTQFFNTSPFFHTIITGIDLALEESDGVASKDAVNGIKTGLMGPFAPIGDSIFGSLVPAIMGTVAATMGKEGSPVGIFLWVAVAVAYDIFRWKQLEVAYKEGTKLITTMRDRLTALVDAASVMGVFMMGALIATMINFEVTWAPHVGEKVIDIQDLLNTIFPRLVPAVFTGFVFWLLGRRGMTSTKAILIIIVLALCLSFIGKFAFGMA, encoded by the coding sequence ATGACGAAATCTAATTACAAATTAACAAAAGAAGATTTTAATCAAATCAACAAACGTAGTTTATTCACTTTCCAACTTGGTTGGAACTACGAGCGGATGCAAGCGTCTGGTTACCTCTACATGATTTTGCCGCAATTGCGTAAAATGTATGGAGATGGTACTCCTGAGTTGAAGGAAATGATGAAACTGCATACCCAGTTCTTCAATACTTCACCATTCTTCCACACTATTATCACAGGTATTGACTTGGCTTTGGAAGAAAGCGACGGTGTAGCTTCTAAAGACGCGGTTAACGGTATTAAGACTGGTTTGATGGGTCCATTTGCCCCAATCGGTGACTCTATCTTTGGTTCTCTTGTTCCAGCGATTATGGGTACTGTGGCAGCAACAATGGGTAAGGAAGGTTCTCCGGTAGGTATTTTCCTTTGGGTAGCCGTGGCTGTTGCATATGATATTTTCCGCTGGAAACAGTTGGAAGTTGCCTACAAAGAGGGGACTAAACTCATCACAACTATGCGTGACCGCTTGACAGCTCTTGTAGATGCTGCTTCTGTAATGGGTGTCTTCATGATGGGTGCCTTGATTGCAACTATGATTAACTTTGAAGTGACTTGGGCTCCACATGTAGGTGAGAAAGTGATTGACATTCAAGACTTGCTCAACACAATCTTCCCTCGCCTTGTTCCAGCTGTCTTTACAGGATTTGTCTTCTGGCTTCTTGGTCGTCGTGGCATGACTTCGACTAAAGCCATCTTGATTATCATTGTGCTTGCACTTTGCTTGTCATTCATTGGTAAGTTTGCATTTGGTATGGCATAA
- a CDS encoding ISAs1 family transposase, with protein sequence MIDFLLSIEEHKEEYDSRQAWKIRYPLSTILFLVFACQLAGIETWKEMEDFIEMNESVLGEYVDLSVGCPSHDTLERVVSMVNPDFLQELKLSFEVSSEATDFSKLIAVDGKTIRGNRGKHQSPTHIVTAYDGGNRLSLGQVAVEDKSNEITAIPRLLRQLDLRKSVVTIDAMGTQTDIVDVIIGGKGDYCLAVKGNQGNLHEDIDLYFSDAKLLSKLTAKGSHYQTVEKARSQIEVRDYWISHDVKWLSQRHPKWKKLRGIGMAKNTIDKDGIITEEVRYFILSFKSDAQTFSQVVRGHWSVESLHWLLDVVYREDKNQTLDKRAAFNLNAIRKVCLHLLQNMTFPKEQLSYRRKQRYISVHLEDYLPQLFGHRG encoded by the coding sequence TTGATTGATTTTCTTTTATCCATAGAAGAGCACAAAGAAGAGTATGATAGCCGTCAAGCATGGAAAATCCGCTATCCTTTATCTACTATTCTCTTTCTAGTTTTCGCTTGTCAGTTGGCAGGGATTGAAACGTGGAAAGAGATGGAAGATTTCATAGAAATGAACGAATCTGTTTTGGGAGAATACGTTGACTTGAGTGTCGGCTGTCCTTCTCATGACACTTTGGAACGTGTTGTGAGTATGGTCAATCCAGATTTCTTACAGGAACTGAAACTGTCCTTTGAAGTCTCTTCTGAAGCAACTGATTTTTCAAAATTGATTGCCGTTGACGGAAAAACGATTCGGGGGAACCGAGGAAAACACCAATCCCCTACTCATATTGTCACTGCCTATGATGGTGGTAATCGGCTTAGTCTTGGTCAGGTAGCTGTTGAGGATAAAAGTAATGAAATCACAGCCATTCCTCGCCTCTTGCGTCAGCTAGACCTTCGTAAGAGTGTCGTTACGATTGATGCGATGGGAACACAGACTGATATAGTGGATGTGATTATCGGCGGTAAGGGTGATTATTGCTTGGCAGTCAAAGGAAATCAAGGCAATCTCCATGAGGATATTGACCTCTATTTTAGCGATGCCAAATTGTTATCTAAGTTGACGGCGAAAGGCAGTCATTATCAGACCGTTGAAAAGGCACGCAGTCAGATTGAGGTGAGGGACTACTGGATTTCTCACGATGTGAAATGGTTGAGTCAACGCCATCCAAAATGGAAAAAACTTCGTGGAATTGGTATGGCTAAGAATACCATTGATAAAGACGGTATCATCACGGAAGAAGTTCGATACTTTATCCTCAGTTTCAAGAGTGATGCGCAGACTTTTTCACAGGTTGTTCGCGGTCATTGGTCGGTTGAGAGCCTACATTGGTTGTTAGATGTGGTTTACCGAGAAGATAAGAACCAAACCTTAGATAAACGAGCTGCTTTCAATTTAAATGCTATTCGTAAGGTCTGTCTTCATCTTTTACAAAATATGACATTCCCTAAGGAGCAGCTGAGTTACCGTCGCAAACAACGCTATATTTCTGTCCATTTGGAGGATTACCTGCCACAATTATTTGGACATCGAGGATAA
- a CDS encoding PTS system mannose/fructose/N-acetylgalactosamine-transporter subunit IIB, with protein MAIIATRIDGRLIHGQVANLWTTKLNISRIMVIDDAVAQNDIEKQGLKLACPPGVKLSILPIEKAANNIKEGKYDAQRLLIVARRPENFLHLVEYGVELAELNVGNMSQSPETRSVTRSINVVDKDIADFDALAAKGVKLFAQMVPGDSPKDFMPLLDKVR; from the coding sequence ATGGCAATTATTGCTACGCGTATTGATGGTCGTTTGATTCACGGTCAGGTTGCTAACCTTTGGACTACTAAATTAAATATTAGTCGTATCATGGTTATTGACGATGCGGTTGCTCAAAACGACATTGAGAAACAAGGTTTGAAATTGGCTTGCCCACCGGGGGTAAAATTATCTATTTTGCCAATCGAAAAAGCAGCCAATAACATCAAGGAAGGCAAATATGATGCGCAACGTCTCTTGATTGTTGCTCGTCGTCCAGAAAACTTCCTTCACTTGGTAGAATATGGTGTAGAACTTGCTGAATTGAACGTCGGCAATATGTCACAATCACCAGAAACTCGTTCTGTAACTCGTTCTATTAACGTTGTAGATAAGGATATTGCAGATTTTGATGCCTTGGCGGCTAAGGGTGTAAAATTATTTGCACAAATGGTACCTGGCGATTCACCAAAAGACTTTATGCCATTATTGGATAAGGTTAGATAA
- a CDS encoding PTS sugar transporter subunit IIA, with the protein MTRSLVLVSHGIFCEELKKSTEMIMGPQEDIYTVALLPEEGPEDFQKKFEETIAGLEDFVVFADLLGGTPANVVSRKLIEGGQFDLYAGMNMPMVIGFLNGVLLGEAVDYVEFGTSNLVHVNSLLTSDEDE; encoded by the coding sequence ATGACTAGAAGTTTAGTATTAGTAAGTCATGGTATCTTCTGCGAGGAGTTGAAGAAATCTACTGAGATGATTATGGGGCCTCAAGAGGACATCTACACAGTAGCTTTATTACCAGAAGAAGGTCCAGAAGACTTCCAGAAAAAATTTGAAGAAACAATTGCAGGATTGGAAGATTTTGTTGTCTTCGCAGACTTGTTGGGCGGTACACCAGCCAACGTCGTATCACGAAAATTGATTGAAGGTGGGCAGTTTGACCTTTATGCAGGTATGAACATGCCAATGGTTATCGGTTTCTTGAACGGCGTCCTGCTGGGAGAAGCTGTGGATTATGTAGAATTTGGGACAAGCAACCTAGTTCATGTCAATAGTCTATTAACAAGTGATGAAGATGAGTGA
- a CDS encoding shikimate kinase: protein MNLIIIGAQASGKMAVGQEVAKLTGMTLFHNHDSIDFSLRFIPEFSEDMFDLNTRITFAVYDVFARSGRPLIGTALINFKNPIDVQFLTIVQTIFHHHGQEILFVELETALEERLRRNRTENRLTHKPLKRHIEVSEAEILSTADTCQYTSLGIPEGIQHYLKINNTHLTANEVAQLIIQKMEELEQEQTK, encoded by the coding sequence ATGAATCTAATTATTATTGGAGCACAAGCTTCTGGCAAGATGGCCGTTGGGCAGGAAGTTGCGAAATTGACAGGGATGACCCTTTTTCATAATCACGATTCGATTGATTTTAGCCTACGTTTTATTCCTGAATTTTCTGAGGATATGTTTGACCTCAATACACGTATTACATTTGCAGTTTATGATGTGTTTGCTAGGTCAGGCCGCCCACTAATTGGAACTGCCTTGATTAATTTTAAAAATCCCATAGATGTTCAATTCCTTACAATAGTTCAGACGATTTTTCATCATCATGGTCAGGAAATTTTATTTGTTGAGTTGGAAACTGCTTTGGAAGAACGTCTGCGGCGTAATCGGACAGAGAATCGACTGACCCATAAACCTTTGAAACGACACATTGAAGTTTCAGAGGCTGAGATTCTCTCTACAGCTGATACATGTCAATATACCTCATTAGGCATTCCAGAGGGCATTCAGCATTATCTCAAAATTAATAATACTCATCTTACTGCTAATGAAGTTGCTCAACTGATTATCCAAAAAATGGAGGAGCTTGAGCAAGAACAAACGAAATAG
- a CDS encoding helix-hairpin-helix domain-containing protein — translation MAKKKVNRKKQLKKQLADLKRAGRVGLERAAEVVETVAHKAEAVVEHAVEQVKEVVAEVTSSATSLEDFLALPELEGIAAARLETFYEAGIQSVADFANYTEKELLALKGIGPATIKQLKEKGIELKA, via the coding sequence ATGGCAAAGAAAAAAGTAAATCGAAAAAAACAGTTGAAAAAACAATTGGCAGACTTGAAACGTGCAGGTCGTGTAGGTCTTGAAAGAGCTGCAGAGGTAGTAGAGACAGTTGCTCACAAGGCTGAGGCTGTAGTAGAGCATGCTGTGGAACAAGTGAAAGAAGTTGTAGCAGAGGTGACTTCTTCAGCGACTTCATTGGAAGACTTTTTGGCACTTCCTGAGTTGGAAGGCATTGCGGCAGCACGTTTGGAAACCTTCTATGAAGCAGGTATTCAATCTGTGGCTGATTTTGCAAACTACACAGAAAAAGAGCTCTTGGCTCTTAAAGGTATCGGGCCAGCAACTATCAAGCAGTTGAAAGAAAAAGGGATTGAGTTGAAAGCTTAA
- a CDS encoding GntR family transcriptional regulator, with the protein MVSQTVEKPLYLQLVDKLEVAIRERMAPNDKLFSERELTQVYGVSRITVRLALQELEKRGLVYKKHGKGTYVSEISDTAVDLSQAYSFTEQMKKIGKVPRTSILSFELVKASDYIAQHLQLSQGEEVFEVERLRLADEVPMMLERTYVPASLFPGLAAQRMKSTPLYEIFSEDYHQVIRLAEEEFYASIALDNEAKILGIPSNSPVLHLVRKTYNDKNRIIEFTFSIARADQFRYKITHQRGY; encoded by the coding sequence ATGGTTAGTCAAACTGTTGAAAAACCTCTCTATTTGCAGTTGGTTGATAAATTGGAAGTTGCAATTCGTGAGAGGATGGCTCCGAATGACAAGTTATTTTCAGAGCGTGAGTTGACACAGGTTTATGGTGTCAGTCGTATTACAGTTCGTTTGGCTTTGCAAGAATTGGAAAAACGTGGTTTAGTCTATAAGAAGCATGGTAAGGGAACCTATGTATCTGAGATTTCAGATACTGCAGTTGATTTGTCTCAGGCCTATAGTTTTACTGAGCAAATGAAAAAAATTGGGAAAGTACCAAGGACATCGATTTTATCCTTTGAATTGGTTAAGGCGTCGGACTATATTGCGCAGCATCTACAACTTAGTCAGGGTGAGGAAGTGTTTGAAGTTGAACGTTTGAGACTTGCAGATGAGGTTCCGATGATGTTGGAAAGGACATATGTTCCTGCCTCGCTATTTCCTGGATTAGCTGCTCAGCGAATGAAGTCAACTCCCTTGTATGAAATTTTTTCAGAGGATTATCATCAGGTGATTCGTTTGGCAGAAGAAGAGTTCTATGCAAGTATTGCTTTGGATAATGAAGCTAAGATACTCGGAATTCCAAGTAATAGTCCAGTGCTTCATTTGGTAAGAAAAACGTATAATGATAAGAATAGAATTATCGAGTTTACGTTTAGTATTGCTAGAGCGGACCAGTTTCGTTACAAGATTACCCATCAACGGGGATATTAG
- a CDS encoding PTS mannose/fructose/sorbose/N-acetylgalactosamine transporter subunit IIC, protein MMQWWQILLLTLYSAYQICDELTIVSSAGSPVFAGFISGLIMGDMATGLAIGGSLQLMVLGVGTFGGASRIDATSGAVLATAFSVSQGIDPELAVSTIAVPVAALLVYTDIAGRFSTTFFAHRVDAAIERFDYAGIERNYLLGAIPWALSRALPVFLALAFGGGFVEAMVNAIEQYKWIAAGLTLAARMLPGLGFAILLHYLPLKRNLHYLAVGFALTAMLTVLYGNVSALGGAVAGIVGTLPEDAGVAFVNNFKGLSMIGIAIVGAFLSVLHFKNSQKVTVVAPSNSESGEIEDDEI, encoded by the coding sequence ATTATGCAATGGTGGCAAATATTACTTCTAACGCTCTACTCTGCTTACCAGATTTGTGATGAGCTGACAATTGTATCGTCAGCAGGTTCACCGGTCTTTGCAGGGTTCATCTCTGGATTGATCATGGGTGACATGGCAACAGGTTTGGCAATCGGTGGTAGCTTGCAGCTCATGGTACTTGGTGTAGGTACTTTCGGTGGTGCATCTCGTATCGACGCAACCTCTGGTGCGGTATTGGCAACTGCTTTCTCTGTATCACAAGGTATTGACCCTGAACTTGCGGTATCTACTATCGCAGTACCTGTAGCAGCACTTCTTGTTTATACAGATATTGCTGGTCGTTTCTCAACTACTTTCTTTGCACACCGTGTAGATGCTGCAATTGAACGCTTTGACTACGCTGGTATCGAACGCAACTACTTGCTTGGTGCAATTCCTTGGGCACTTTCTCGTGCACTTCCAGTCTTCCTTGCTCTTGCTTTCGGTGGCGGCTTCGTTGAAGCAATGGTTAACGCTATTGAACAATATAAATGGATTGCAGCAGGCTTAACGCTTGCAGCTCGTATGCTTCCAGGTCTTGGATTTGCAATCTTGCTCCACTACCTTCCACTTAAACGTAACCTTCACTACTTGGCGGTAGGTTTCGCCCTTACAGCTATGTTGACTGTTCTTTACGGTAATGTGTCAGCTTTGGGTGGTGCAGTTGCTGGTATCGTTGGTACTCTTCCTGAAGATGCAGGCGTGGCTTTTGTTAACAACTTCAAAGGCTTGTCAATGATCGGTATCGCTATTGTGGGTGCATTCCTTTCAGTGCTTCACTTCAAAAATAGCCAAAAAGTAACTGTGGTTGCTCCATCAAATTCAGAAAGTGGGGAAATTGAAGATGACGAAATCTAA
- a CDS encoding aldose epimerase family protein, protein MIEVKTFGEKAKLYCLENKNGMQVTLTDFGARVVGVFLPVEEGGNLRNVSLGAGAAEEYLQTDPYPGATIIPVAGRISDAQVEIGGHVYPLTENEPSRTLHGGIGTANEQYWDAELDHERNQVTFGMVLKDGFNGFPGDVRVKAIYCLTDKNELTVDYQAVSDKDTIFNPTNHVYFNLTGDFQQSVAEHRIKIAANHYASLGEDNLPTGTLEDVTGTPFDFRDFAPFSQGFDSQYPQNVLVKGYDHPWLLEEVDISIEVLSPDGKIGLSVKTNQPAVVIYTYNFPVEALACYHGVFSLECQALPNACNVDGFGSILLEQGEEFLSKTTYRFTW, encoded by the coding sequence ATGATTGAAGTAAAAACATTTGGTGAAAAAGCAAAACTGTATTGCTTGGAAAACAAGAATGGGATGCAGGTAACCTTGACGGATTTTGGAGCTAGAGTGGTGGGAGTGTTCCTCCCTGTGGAAGAAGGTGGCAATTTACGAAATGTCAGTTTGGGAGCAGGGGCGGCTGAGGAATATTTGCAGACGGATCCCTATCCCGGGGCAACGATTATCCCTGTGGCAGGACGGATTTCGGATGCTCAGGTGGAAATTGGTGGACACGTTTATCCATTGACAGAAAATGAACCGAGTCGGACCTTGCATGGTGGTATTGGAACGGCAAATGAGCAGTACTGGGACGCTGAGTTAGACCATGAGAGAAATCAAGTGACTTTTGGTATGGTCCTAAAAGATGGTTTTAATGGCTTTCCTGGTGATGTGAGGGTCAAGGCTATTTATTGTTTGACGGATAAAAATGAATTAACAGTTGACTACCAGGCTGTATCGGATAAGGATACGATTTTTAATCCGACCAACCATGTCTATTTCAACTTGACGGGAGATTTTCAGCAGTCTGTGGCTGAGCACCGTATTAAAATTGCTGCCAATCACTATGCTTCGCTTGGGGAAGATAACCTGCCCACGGGTACCTTAGAAGATGTGACAGGGACGCCGTTTGATTTTAGAGATTTTGCACCTTTTTCTCAGGGATTTGATAGCCAATATCCTCAAAATGTGTTGGTAAAAGGCTATGACCACCCATGGTTATTGGAAGAGGTGGATATTTCGATAGAAGTTTTGAGTCCAGATGGGAAAATTGGACTCAGTGTCAAAACCAACCAGCCTGCGGTCGTTATTTATACATATAATTTTCCGGTTGAAGCATTGGCCTGTTACCATGGCGTCTTTAGTTTAGAGTGTCAGGCCTTGCCAAATGCATGCAATGTCGATGGATTTGGTTCGATTTTGTTAGAACAAGGAGAAGAATTTTTGTCTAAAACGACCTATCGTTTTACTTGGTAA
- a CDS encoding glycoside hydrolase family 35 protein, with product MKEFYIGDQFYLDGEPFKILSGAIHYFRVHPDDWYHSLYNLKALGFNTVETYVPWNMHEPRKGEFCYEGILDIERFLKLAQELGLYAIVRPSPYICAEWEWGGLPAWLMKEELRVRSSDSVYLQHLDEYYASLIPKLAKLQLAQGGNVLMFQVENEYGSYGEEKEYLRSVASLMRKHGLTAPLFTSDGSWRATLRAGTLIEDDVFVTGNFGSKARENFANMTAFFNEHQKNWPLMCMEFWDGWFNRWGDEIIRREPEEMVDSVMECIELGSLNLYMFHGGTNFGFMNGCSARGQIDLPQVTSYDYDAILDEAGNPTKKFYILQQRLKEVYPELEYAEPLVKEAKAFSDVLLHDKVSLFATLENVSDCVKGFYPKNMEELDQSTGYILYRTELERDKTEAERFRVVDARDRIQIYADGKFVATQYQTEIGDDVELDFKDDKLTLDILVENMGRVNYGHKLTAPTQSKGLGRGAMADLHFIGHWETYPLHLESVEDLDFSKGWEEGQAAFYRYQFELDELADTYLDMTGFGKGVVFVNNVNIGRFWEKGPILYLYIPKGYLKKGENEIVVFETEGKYREKISFSQEPVYKEV from the coding sequence ATGAAAGAATTTTATATTGGAGACCAATTTTATTTAGACGGTGAACCTTTTAAGATTTTATCAGGTGCGATTCATTATTTTCGTGTCCATCCTGATGATTGGTACCATTCTTTGTATAACTTAAAGGCCCTTGGTTTTAATACGGTTGAAACCTATGTCCCTTGGAATATGCATGAACCTCGAAAGGGTGAGTTTTGTTACGAGGGTATATTGGATATTGAGCGATTTTTGAAATTGGCTCAAGAATTAGGGCTTTATGCAATTGTACGTCCTTCCCCTTATATTTGTGCGGAGTGGGAATGGGGTGGCCTCCCTGCTTGGTTGATGAAGGAAGAGCTTAGAGTACGTTCGAGTGATTCGGTGTACTTGCAGCACTTAGATGAATATTACGCTTCTCTTATTCCTAAATTGGCCAAGCTCCAACTCGCACAGGGTGGAAATGTACTTATGTTCCAAGTGGAAAATGAGTATGGCTCTTATGGTGAGGAGAAGGAGTATCTAAGATCGGTGGCTAGCTTGATGCGTAAACATGGTCTAACTGCTCCCTTGTTTACCTCGGACGGTTCTTGGCGAGCAACATTACGTGCAGGAACACTGATAGAGGACGATGTATTTGTAACAGGAAACTTTGGTTCTAAAGCTAGAGAGAATTTTGCAAATATGACGGCATTCTTTAATGAACATCAGAAGAATTGGCCACTCATGTGTATGGAATTTTGGGATGGTTGGTTCAATCGCTGGGGCGATGAAATTATTCGTAGAGAGCCAGAGGAAATGGTTGATTCGGTTATGGAATGTATCGAATTAGGCTCCTTGAATCTGTACATGTTCCATGGTGGAACAAATTTTGGTTTCATGAATGGTTGCTCTGCTCGTGGTCAAATTGATTTGCCTCAGGTAACTTCTTATGATTATGATGCTATATTGGATGAAGCTGGAAATCCTACTAAGAAGTTTTATATTTTGCAACAACGTTTGAAAGAAGTCTATCCTGAATTAGAGTATGCAGAACCGCTTGTAAAAGAGGCAAAAGCTTTTTCAGATGTGTTGCTTCATGATAAGGTGAGTTTATTTGCTACTCTAGAAAATGTAAGCGATTGCGTAAAAGGGTTTTATCCTAAGAATATGGAAGAACTTGATCAGTCAACAGGTTATATTTTATATAGAACAGAGTTGGAGCGGGATAAGACAGAAGCGGAACGTTTCCGAGTGGTTGATGCGCGTGACCGTATCCAAATTTATGCAGATGGAAAATTCGTTGCAACTCAGTATCAGACAGAGATTGGTGACGATGTTGAATTGGATTTTAAAGATGACAAGCTAACATTAGATATTTTGGTAGAAAATATGGGACGTGTCAATTATGGGCACAAACTAACTGCTCCTACCCAGTCTAAAGGGCTTGGTCGAGGTGCGATGGCTGATTTACATTTTATTGGTCATTGGGAAACCTATCCTTTGCATCTTGAGTCAGTTGAGGACTTGGATTTTAGTAAGGGCTGGGAGGAAGGTCAAGCTGCTTTCTATCGTTATCAGTTTGAACTAGATGAACTTGCGGATACTTACTTAGACATGACAGGTTTTGGTAAGGGAGTTGTTTTCGTTAATAATGTAAATATCGGACGTTTCTGGGAAAAAGGTCCAATCCTCTATCTCTATATTCCAAAAGGATACTTAAAGAAAGGAGAAAATGAAATCGTCGTCTTCGAGACGGAAGGAAAATATAGAGAGAAGATTAGTTTTTCACAGGAACCCGTTTATAAAGAGGTGTAG